A DNA window from Aspergillus nidulans FGSC A4 chromosome I contains the following coding sequences:
- a CDS encoding CDC73 C-terminal domain-containing protein (transcript_id=CADANIAT00007139): MELLVELSVTTHLRFPPPRTAAARDHLRAIRSANKPRQIMATDPSLQDPLLALRRAIAAGSLPTATTSSELSTENATDDLAKATHLYFQHPLPQSLALNSPTRFNSSSSDSPVDLRSIFFAYQKKDVAIPEYIASVQELNEALKKKERADGAPEEQAQNLTFVERLDLITWLEGASDDSEYIKPLEGAGGVPSSATQAQTSASAGTGAAGASTGPSAAPAAGAAGGRAGKVIDPRLQEIYNGERKMGDRNSVLRGIKQTDFSHVRKVAETFLGRNRSRAGQYPPGTKPGTKPHSMIPAPSAGLSQPRKGTSKTQDPIILLSPSASSLIRMSNVRSFLGDGVFVPPDHPTLAMPNSAASNILYIHRPLGISDPSSSSRALGSQGHHARKPTRFILVDSTANFKPDYWQRLVAVFTTGQTWQFKSYKWSSPPELFKHAPGIYVGWRGEDIPREVRGWGRGVRSFFVERWDEKGGVNGSGRWRDREVVEGIWTAIEEGMKLRGWGSK; this comes from the exons ATGGAGCTCCTCGTCGAGTTAAGTGTCACCACCCATCTCCGGTTCCCTCCACCTCGAACCGCTGCCGCACGGGATCATTTGAGGGCCATCCGGAGTGCTAACAAACCGCGACAAATTATGGCTACCGACCCCTCGCTCCAGGACCCCCTTCTGGCGCTGCGCCGCGCCATTGCGGCTGGCAGCTTGCCTACCGCGACGACATCTTCCGAACTCTCGACGGAGAACGCAACAGATGACCTGGCCAAGGCCACACATCTTTATTTCCAGCATCCCTTACCGCAATCACTCGCGCTCAATTCGCCGACCCGATTcaactccagctcctccgACTCTCCCGTGGATCTCCGCAGTATCTTCTTCGCGtaccagaagaaggatgtTGCGATTCCGGAGTATATCGCTTCAGTACAGGAGCTGAACGAGGcgctaaagaagaaggagcgCGCCGATGgagccccagaagaacaGGCGCAAAATCTGACGTTCGTCGAGCGATTGGACCTTATCACGTGGTTAGAGGGTGCTTCGGATGATAGTGAATATATCAAGCCGCTTGAGGGCGCTGGGGGCGTTCCCTCATCGGCGACTCAAGCCCAGACATCTGCTAGTGCTGGCACCGGTGCGGCTGGTGCATCTACTGGGCCCagtgctgctcctgctgcgggGGCTGCAGGAGGAAGGGCTGGAAAGGTCATTGATCCCAGACTTCAGGAGATCTACAATGGGGAACGGAAAATGGGAGACCGCAACAGTGTTCTACGCGGCATTAAACAGACG GACTTCTCGCATGTCCGCAAAGTCGCCGAAACCTTCCTCGGCCGAAACCGATCAAGAGCAGGCCAGTACCCGCCAGGCACAAAACCGGGCACAAAACCACACTCAATGATTCCAGCACCCTCAGCCGGTCTCTCCCAGCCCCGTAAGGGCACCTCCAAAACCCAGGAccccatcatcctcctctccccctccgcctcctctcTCATCCGCATGTCCAATGTCCGCTCATTTCTCGGCGACGGTGTCTTCGTGCCCCCGGACCACCCTACTCTGGCTATGCCCAATAGTGCGGCCAGCAACATCCTTTACATCCACCGACCCCTCGGTATCTCCGAcccttcttcgtcctcccgCGCCCTTGGCTCTCAAGGCCACCACGCCCGCAAACCCACAcgcttcatcctcgtcgacagcACTGCGAACTTCAAACCGGACTACTGGCAGCGCCTCGTCGCCGTCTTCACCACTGGTCAAACCTGGCAGTTTAAGTCATACAAGTGGTCATCACCACCGGAACTCTTCAAACATGCTCCCGGTATTTACGTCGGTTGGCGTGGCGAGGATATTCCCCGTGAAGTACGCGGTTGGGGTCGTGGCGTCCGCAGCTTCTTTGTTGAGCGCTGGGATGAGAAAGGCGGTGTTAACGGGTCAGGGCGCTGGCGGGATCGGGAAGTCGTGGAGGGAATCTGGACGGCTATTGAGGAAGGCATGAAGCTGCGCGGATGGGGATCCAAGTAA